The Ficedula albicollis isolate OC2 chromosome 6, FicAlb1.5, whole genome shotgun sequence genome has a window encoding:
- the STOX1 gene encoding storkhead-box protein 1 yields MNPLSQLCSVPLAEEICQTISDMNADHVMVTQQTLTEQLVKNYPGIAVPSHNILYNILGTLIKERKIYHTGEGYFIVTPNTYFITNAAIEDSRRILLEDSCCCSSPSITYLVNIKPCADLVKENIPTVSCYRSCHCFPAQNMLCEQRHGQVMSHESNGGGKRGCSELKPSIRTQGISTSAENHSRDTIKSLTSVKAKLKSKMFGLGLFWRSGSKKQKHKKEYSTFSAQFPPQEWPVRDEDDLDNIPRDIEHEIIKRINPTLTVDNLIKHTILMQKLEEQKKCTSKQKKHISNSTSAEVPTVRQNQLPKDCAEKAPGKTAKHTRKTKSKKEKQISRSSRRSHIRKLTSQNVKLEENFSLPMKNQEAPDAAGECHGIYKKQIKNPFQGLPWRPRSFHARGHQGVVNRQLKCQAPKPGRAFQRPRSLASSGPFGCEIGWLDAESEADKAKQSNLLHPNRSGLQLKKGSLIENGSYPQGSDLQTNNRSKYFLESSISEENVYKRTVKKKFPGSYIEDKGMCRDDVKFPFCLKDEHCRCKSDTVCELLDQTASEFQNVHLSNYSASVNLAPKNDVKYRPKTEKKSELTFNYACASHPGSMELGSEGFTDNFHLLYQKGRDGDTCNLPHLDENSEQLSPGRAFSDTPDLSTAVSIKACEVSTCPDKTANKHDSGEHRYRGSASLDGSKEHPKPGCTEENWLCSQALLKGRREDGESGLSASGKGSAAADSCRAAEADADAGALQNSARGGGEGTARCALGSRITEVRDPPGKREWLLKNTCGVIPELKHSEGTENHSITGDSGIDSPRWTEKKMKLPSKF; encoded by the exons ATGAATCCTCTCTCGCAGTTGTGCTCTGTTCCTTTGGCAGAAGAAATATGCCAGACCATATCAGACATGAATGCAGATCACGTGATGGTCACTCAGCAAACTTTAACGGAGCAGTTAGTGAAAAACTATCCAG GCATTGCAGTGCCCTCCCACAACATATTATATAATATCCTTGGCACTCtaattaaggaaagaaaaatctatcaTACAGGAGAAGGATATTTCATTGTGACTCCCAACACATACTTTATCACAAATGCTGCCATAGAAGACAGCAGAAGGATCCTGTTGGAGGACAGTTGTTGCTGTTCATCACCTTCCATCACTTACCTGGTAAACATTAAGCCTTGTGCAGACctagtgaaagaaaacattcctACAGTATCCTGTTACAGATCCTGCCATTGTTTCCCTGCCCAAAATATGCTCTGTGAACAAAGACATGGGCAGGTAATGAGCCATGAATCTAATGGAGGGGGAAAGAGAGGCTGCAGTGAATTGAAGCCTTCAATTCGAACTCAAGGCATCTCCACATCTGCTGAGAACCATTCCCGGGACACCATCAAATCCCTGACATCTgtgaaagcaaaactgaaaagcaaaatgtttggCCTTGGCCTTTTCTGGAGAAGTGgttctaaaaaacaaaaacacaagaaGGAGTACTCCACTTTTTCAGCCCAGTTTCCTCCCCAGGAGTGGCCGGTCAGGGATGAAGATGACTTAGACAATATTCCACGTGATATTGAACATGAAATCATCAAGCGTATTAACCCTACTCTTACAGTTGATAATCTGATTAAACACACAATATTAATGCAGAAGCTCGAGGAGCAGAAAAAATGCaccagcaaacagaaaaaacacatcaGTAACAGTACCTCAGCCGAAGTGCCAACAGTCAGGCAAAACCAACTTCCAAAGGATTGTGCTGAGAAGGCACCAGgtaaaacagcaaaacacaccaggaaaaccaaatcaaagaaagaaaagcagattagcaggagcagcaggagatcTCACATACGGAAGCTAACATCCCAAAACGTCAAACTGGAAGAGAACTTCTCACTGCCCATGAAAAACCAAGAGGCACCTGATGCAGCAGGGGAATGCCATGGGATCTATAAGAAGCAGATTAAGAATCCTTTCCAGGGTCTGCCATGGAGACCTCGCAGCTTTCATGCAAGAGGGCACCAAGGGGTGGTTAACAGGCAGCTCAAGTGCCAGGCTCCAAAGCCAGGAAGGGCTTTCCAAAGGCCACGGTCCTTGGCCTCCTCAGGGCCCTTTGGTTGTGAAATTGGATGGCTGGATGCAGAAAGTGAGGCTGACAAAGCTAAGCAAAGCAACCTACTCCACCCTAATAGGTCTGGCCTTCAATTAAAGAAAGGCAGTTTGATTGAAAATGGTAGTTATCCACAAGGCAGTGATCTGCAAACCAATAACAGAAGTAAATACTTCCTGGAGAGtagtatttctgaagaaaatgtctACAAAAGAACAGTTAAAAAGAAGTTCCCTGGCTCCTACATTGAAGATAAAG GTATGTGCAGAGATGATGTGAAATTTCCATTCTGCCTGAAAGATGAGCACTGCAGATGCAAAAGTGACACTGTATGTGAGCTGTTAGATCAAACAGCCAGTGAATTTCAAAATGTTCATCTTTCAAATTACTCAGCCAGTGTTAATCTGGCCCCAAAAAATGATGTGAAATACAGaccaaagactgaaaaaaagagtGAACTTACATTTAACTATGCCTGTGCCAGCCATCCCGGATcaatggagctgggaagtgaAGGGTTTACTGATAACTTCCATCTTCTGTACCAGAAGGGACGTGATGGTGACACCTGTAACTTGCCACATCTGGATGAGAATTCTGAACAGCTGTCCCCTGGCCGTGCCTTTTCAGACACACCAGACTTGAGCACAGCTGTGTCCATAAAAGCCTGTGAGGTCAGTACCTGCCCTgacaaaactgcaaataaacACGACTCTGGAGAGCACAGATACAGGGGAAGTGCCAGCCTTGATGGCTCAAAGGAGCATCCAAAACCAGGctgcacagaagaaaactggTTGTGCAGCCAGGCTCTTCTGAAAGGTcgcagggaggatggagaaagCGGCCTCAGTGCAAGTGGGAAGGGCTCAGCTGCGGCGGATTCCTGCCGTGCAGCCGAGGCTGACGCTGATGCTGGCGCTTTGCAGAACTCCGCCCGTGGGGGGGGCGAAGGAACAGCACGCTGTGCTCTGGGCTCACGGATCACAGAAGTGAGAGACCCTCCAGGGAAAAGAGAGTGGCTTTTAAAGAATACCTGTGGCGTGATCCCAGAACTGAAACACTCAGAAGGGACAGAAAACCACAGCATTACAGGAGACAGCGGAATTGACTCTCCAAG gTGGACTGAAAAGAAGATGAAGCTTCCCTCCAAATTCTAA
- the LOC101818714 gene encoding nucleolar RNA helicase 2-like — protein sequence MAAAPLTARGARRDLQSSRCAPEHAGSCSPRPTAAGHWLLAGAAPPPRCRIRRPLAAGRLGRSERDARRARGWFCALFSVPCRLDPRACVFICSVPCQKEKKEKKSKRRDKFQRGKTQTDESEESDEERYAPKPKKSKSVSKQNGHTKEESLEKSRVSFSSKSSSRRSRHSSSSETSSESESESEPDQELTGEQKEGAFSNFSISKETVQLLQARGVTYLFPVQVKTFNPVYSGKDVIAQARTGTGKTFSFAIPLIEKLQGDSQERRRGRPPKVLVLCPTRELANQVAKDFKDITRKLTVGCFYGGTPYNGQIDLMRSGIDILVGTPGRIKDHLQNGKLDLTKVKHVVLDEVDQMLDMGFAEQVEDILRVAYKKDSEDNPQTLLFSATCPHWVYDVAKKYMKSRYEQIDLIGKRTQKAATTVEHLAIECHWSQRAAVIGDVIQVYSGSHGRTIVFCETKKEANELALNASMKQDCQSLHGDIPQKQREITLKGFRNGTFKVLVATNVAARGLDIPEVDLVVQSSPPKDVESYIHRSGRTGRAGRTGICICFYQRKEEYQLRHVEQKAGITFKRVGVPTATDIIKASSKDAMRCLDSVPQTAIEYFRESAQLLIKEKGPVNALAAALAHISGATSIEQRSLLNSDAGFVTMILHCSEEISSMSHAVRRLREVLGDDIERKVNRMCFLKGKMGVCFDVPVADQKEIEARWEDSKHWRLCVATELPELVESIRGGSGGGNGRSFSSSRNGRRGGSGRNRFRSRGQKRSFSRAFEH from the exons ATGGCGGCCGCCCCCCTCACGGCGCGCGGGGCTCGCCGGGACTTGCAGTCCTCACGCTGTGCCCCGGAGCACGCCGGGAGTTGTAGTCCCAGGCCGACGGCCGCAGGCCATTGGCTGTTGGCCGGCGCGGCCCCGCCCCCGCGCTGCCGCATCCGCCGTCCATTGGCCGCCGGGCGCCTCGGCCGCTCGGAGCGTGACGCGAGGCGGGCGCGCGGCTG GTTCTGCGCCCTCTTCTCTGTTCCGTGTCGCTTGGATCCACGAGCGtgtgttttcatttgctctgtGCCTTgccagaaggagaaaaaggagaagaaatctAAACGCCGGGACAAGTTTCAGAGGGGCAAGACTCAGACAGATGAAAGCGAGGAATCGGATGAGGAGCGCTATGCCCCGAAACCCAAGAAATCAAAGAGTGTCAGTAAACAGAACGGTCACACGAAGGAGGAAAGCCTGGAGAAATCGAGAGTGTCCTTTAGCAGCAAATCCTCCTCCCGCAGAAGCCGACACAGTAGTTCTAGTGAAACGTCCAGTGAGAGCGAGAGTGAGAGCGAGCCGGATCAG GAGTTGACTGGAGAACAGAAAGAGGGTGCTTTCTccaatttttctatttccaaagAAACTGTCCAGCTTCTTCAAG CTCGAGGAGTGACGTACCTGTTCCCCGTGCAAGTGAAGACCTTCAACCCAGTGTACTCTGGCAAAGATGTCATTGCTCAAGCACGAACTGGAACAGGGAAAACATTCTCTTTTGCTATTCCCTTAATTGAAAAGCTTCAGGGAGATTCACAGGAAAGAAGGAGAGGCCGTCCACCAAAG GTTCTAGTGCTTTGTCCAACAAGAGAGCTGGCAAATCAGGTTGCCAAAGATTTCAAGGACATCACAAGGAAGCTGACAGTAGGTTGTTTCTATGGAGGAACTCCCTATAATGGACAAA TTGATCTCATGAGAAGTGGCATTGACATTTTGGTTGGCACACCTGGTCGAATCAAAGACCACCTGCAGAATGGCAAGCTGGACCTTACCAAGGTGAAACACGTGGTGCTTGATGAAGTTGACCAGATGCTGGACATGGGATTTGCTGAGCAAGTGGAAGACATTTTACGAGTTGCATACAAGAAGG attctgAAGACAATCCCCAgacactgctgttttctgcaaCTTGCCCACACTGGGTGTATGATGTGGCTAAGAAATACATGAAGTCTAGATATGAACAGATTGACCTGATTGGGAAAAGAACTCAGAAGGCTGCTACAACAGTGGAA caTTTGGCAATAGAGTGTCACTGGTCTCAGAGAGCTGCAGTTATTGGAGATGTCATTCAGGTCTACAGTGGCAGCCACGGGAGGACCATTGTCTTCTGTGAGACCAAAAAGGAGGCAAATGAGCTGGCTCTGAATGCTTCAATGAAACAG GATTGCCAGTCATTGCATGGTGACATTCCTCAGAAGCAAAGAGAGATCACACTGAAGGGTTTTAGAAATGGTACATTTAAAGTTCTGGTTGCAACCAACGTAGCTGCCCGTGGTTTAGATATCCCAGAAGTTGACCTGGTTGTACAGAGCTCACCACCAAAG GATGTGGAGTCCTACATCCACCGTTCTGGGCGCACGGGTCGAGCTGGGCGCACTGGGATCTGTATCTGTTTCTATCAGCGGAAGGAGGAGTATCAGTTAAGACACGTGGAACAAAAAGCG GGCATTACATTCAAGCGTGTTGGTGTTCCTACTGCAACAGACATTATAAAGGCTTCCAGCAAAGATGCCATGAG GTGCCTGGATTCTGTTCCTCAGACTGCTATTGAGTATTTCAGAGAATCTGCTCAGTTGCTAATAAAAGAGAAGGGACCAGTTaatgctctggctgcagctctggcccATATTTCGGGTGCTACTTCCATTGAACAGCGCTCACTGCTGAACTCTGATGCG GGATTTGTTACAATGATACTTCACTGCTCTGAAGAAATAAGCAGCATGAGCCATGCTGTGCGAAGACTGCGAGAGGTGTTGGGTGATGATATTGAACGGAAGGTGAACAGAATGTGCTTCCTCAAGGGTAAAATG ggtgtGTGCTTTGATGTTCCTGTGGCAGACCAAAAAGAAATAGAG